A genomic region of Caenorhabditis elegans chromosome V contains the following coding sequences:
- the F13H6.5 gene encoding G-protein coupled receptors family 1 profile domain-containing protein (Confirmed by transcript evidence), with translation MDPKPADIVKMCVDHFDKLLEPINCIQVIATVQSLEEQGVAKCSISPTLPTYRHIMNFTSGCDYVELTYLQYAVPPLMMLCFIGNMLNVLIYGLPYFEGSSSVHFLRAKAIANMVFMFSRILEVMHASSPHPIYWLEPLFWKSRPYMMMVSNISGTMSTWLTLMVTMETVMCIMTPFVFRKYCTKKMTWIVLILSTIAATLLHVAIVIVTDVQEIVQVRQYIQNFKKENAPCWFLQSAFRARNNPYYEIYRRFYATTTMAVSIVIPTIAMLVCTVLIIKKFTFKNLGETFSQRRKCVIRMTVATTLTHLFFEGPATLTHSASAIQGDNYSFLMCVLNHGNNLGSLVNATIPFFVFLFCNQQFRHMTVMYIKAVIQTDQVKRKSYFSQAGMRCGRMSRIETDRSMVETRLVSRPSNV, from the exons atgGACCCTAAACCAGCCGATATAGTCAAAATGTGTGTTGATCATTTCGACAAACTTCTTGAACCAATAAATTGCATTCA AGTTATTGCCACAGTACAAAGTCTCGAAGAACAGGGAGTGGCAAAATGTTCGATATCACCAACTCTTCCAACATATCGACACATTATGAATTTCACATCAGGATGCGATTACGTGGAACTCA catatCTCCAATACGCCGTACCACCTCTTATGATGCTCTGCTTTATCGGAAATATGCTCAATGTGCTCATCTACGGACTTCCGTATTTCGAAGGCTCGAGCTCGGTGCATTTTCTTCGTGCGAAAGCAATCGCCAACATGGTGTTCatgttttctcgaattttggaG GTAATGCATGCCTCGTCTCCTCACCCAATTTATTGGCTGGAGCCCTTGTTTTGGAAATCTCGACCATATATGATGATGGTTTCGAACATTAGCGGAACAATGTCCACGTGGCTAACTTTGATGGTTACAATGGAGACCGTCATGTGCATCATGACCCCATTCGTTTTCCGGAAATATTGCACAAAAAA AATGACATGGATTGTCCTAATCCTATCAACAATTGCTGCAACTCTTCTTCATGTTGCTATTGTTATAGTGACCGATGTGCAAGAAATCGTTCAAGTGCGgcaatatattcaaaatttcaagaaagaaAATGCTCCTTGTTGGTTCCTGCAATCAGCGTTTCGTGCCAGAAATAATCCGTACTATGAGATTTATCGACGGTTCTATGCAACCACTACTATGGCTGTTTCCATAGTCATTCCAACAATTGCCATGCTTGTTTGCACAGTGCTTATTATCAAGAAATTCACGTTCAAG AACCTCGGAGAAACGTTCTCTCAACGTCGGAAGTGTGTGATCCGAATGACAGTTGCCACAACGCTCactcatttgttttttgaaggaCCAGCTACGTTAACTCACTCAGCAAGTGCTATTCAG GGAGACAACTACAGTTTTCTGATGTGCGTGCTTAATCATGGAAACAATTTGGGATCTCTGGTCAATGCCACCATTCCATTCTTTGTCTTCCTCTTCTGCAACCAACAATTCCGGCATATGACTGTTATGTATATCAag gCTGTGATACAAACGGATCAAGTAAAACGAAAATCATATTTCTCTCAAGCAGGAATGCGTTGTGGTCGAATGTCTCGAATTGAAACGGATCGGTCGATGGTTGAAACTCGCCTCGTTTCGAGACCCTCTAATGTTTAA
- the F57F4.2 gene encoding Filaggrin-2-like (Confirmed by transcript evidence), producing MKILFLAVFFVFLAVSLAKPQVSFGKNGRGKHHATTAAPDELYDFTDVVEETGPGKFYVAKNGGDDDGTGYQKLKKGGEDDGGYGEGEGGPGKLYRAKKDDGQEKKGDPQSRDGDEGEEEGSDKKEKKGNPLKREHGDEGEGSGNQDGSSDHPDEEKKGNPLSKHGDGGEGSGGQKLLKKSDGDDGGYGEGGPPKHNKIFRKAASVAHYHKNGKSVFRASRNGPHRVIATK from the coding sequence ATGAAGATTCTATTCCTGGCTGtcttctttgtttttcttgcGGTTTCACTAGCCAAACCACAAGTTTCCTTTGGTAAGAATGGTAGAGGAAAGCACCATGCAACCACTGCGGCACCAGACGAGTTATATGATTTTACCGATGTTGTTGAAGAAACTGGACCAGGAAAATTTTATGTTGCTAAGAATGGTGGAGATGACGACGGAACAGGATatcaaaagttgaagaaagGAGGTGAAGATGATGGAGGTTATGGAGAAGGCGAAGGAGGACCCGGAAAACTTTATCGAGCCAAGAAAGATGATGGTCAAGAAAAGAAAGGAGATCCACAGTCGAGAGATGGAgatgaaggagaagaagaaggatctgataagaaggagaagaaaggAAATCCACTGAAAAGAGAACATGGAGACGAGGGAGAGGGATCTGGTAACCAGGATGGGTCATCCGATCATCCCGATGAAGAAAAGAAAGGAAATCCATTGTCAAAGCATGGAGATGGAGGAGAAGGATCTGGAGGCCAGAAGTTGCTAAAAAAGAGTGATGGAGATGATGGAGGTTATGGAGAAGGTGGGCCACCAAAGCATAACAAAATCTTCCGCAAAGCCGCCTCAGTTGCTCATTACCACAAGAATGGAAAATCCGTATTCCGTGCGTCCCGTAATGGACCGCATCGTGTGATTGCAACCAAGtga
- the F57F4.1 gene encoding HotDog ACOT-type domain-containing protein (Confirmed by transcript evidence), translating into MLAKAVAKRVFLVRHFAKIALSSTGTASSIQKRNVYTTGEAETCFYHGGALHGELPTEPDIPIDLMVSSIYGHVAKCRPNDFSDEEKKTKPLTPRTIAHSYRKFVIPLSTDKEKQSQYLSAMGNVRIGKILEDLDHMAVHVAYVHNSENGSLDGPMTLPRTIVTASVKRIDFHKEDINSSRDVIIDGQVSYAGTSSMQTSIRLFQNDDSGNLILLLKADFIMVSRDPLDGTKKIRVHGLVAKSPDEAETINEAKEHFKTMSNIEDKQPSNEELRLIHKMHNKLVGRSQVNDIPVLENSEMWMHRTKLSVTEICFPEYQNMYGKIFGGFLMRKALELAYTNAKLYCKGRVAVRSMDHIEFAKAVEIGYVLHLDSFVTYTDGKYLQMKVAASISDQNKLPELAKLNHPTLGQEARVNTNVFNFTMESVENPNVLTVVPKHYVHAITYLEGRRLLKNTLKRVIT; encoded by the exons atgttggcAAAAGCTGTGGCGAAGAGAGTTTTTCTGGTCCgtcattttgccaaaattgcatTATCAtcg ACAGGGACTGCATCAAGTATTCAAAAACGTAATGTATATACAACTGGTGAAGCAGAAACATGCTTTTATCATGGAGGTGCATTGCATGGAGAACTACCAACAGAACCAGATATTCCAATTGATCTAATGGTTTCATCGATTTACGGACACGTTGCAAAATGCCGTCCTAATGATTTTAGTGACGAAGAAAAGAAGACCAAGCCGTTGACTCCACGAACCATTGCGCACAGTTACCGAAAg tttgtGATTCCTCTGAGCACGGACAAAGAAAAACAGAGCCAATACCTAAGTGCTATGGGAAATGTTCGTATTGGGAAAATTCTCGAAGATCTCGATCACATGGCGGTCCATGTCGCTTATGTTCATAATTCGGAGAATGGTTCGCTTGATGGTCCAATGACTCTGCCACGTACTATTGTGACAGCTTCAGTCAAAAGAATTGATTTCCATAA AGAAGATATCAATTCTTCGAGAGATGTCATCATTGACGGACAAGTTTCATATGCAGGTACCAGCAGCATGCAGACTTCGATTAGACTCTTTCAAAATGACGACAGTGGAAATCTCATTCTTTTGCTCAAGGCAGATTTCATCATG GTTTCACGGGATCCGTTGGATGGAACTAAGAAGATTCGCGTTCACGGTTTAGTCGCCAAAAGTCCAGATGAAGCAGAGACTATCAATGAGGCAAAAGAACATTTTAAGACTATGAGCAACATTGAGGATAAGCAGCCATCAAATGAGGAACTGAGATTGATTCATAAAATGCACAATAAACTGGTTGGAAGAAGCCAAGTTAATGATATTCCTGTGTTGGAG AACTCTGAAATGTGGATGCATAGAACCAAACTTTCGGTTACTGAAATCTGTTTCCCTGAATACCAAAATATgtatggaaaaatttttggaggttTTCTTATGCGAAAGGCTCTTGAATTGGCTTACACTAATGCAAAGTTGTATTGTAAAGGAAGAGTTGCAGTTCGATCAATGGATCATATTGAATTTGCTAAAGCAGTTGAAATTGGTTATGTGCTTCACTTGGATTCATTCGTCACTTACACAGATGGGAAGTATCTCCAAATGAAAGTGGCCGCATCAATTTCAGACCAGAATAAGCTTCCTGAGCTTGCCAAGTTGAACCACCCAACTCTTGGACAAGAG GCCCGAGTTAACacgaatgttttcaattttacaatgGAAAGCGTGGAGAACCCAAATGTATTGACCGTGGTCCCGAAACACTATGTCCATGCCATCACATACCTCGAAGGTCGTCGTCTTTTGAAGAACACTCTCAAGAGAGTTATTACCTGA
- the gfi-1 gene encoding ET module (Confirmed by transcript evidence): protein MRLGIFLLALAGCCSFASAKQNCLVGNLIVSENVITSKSVELRECEGLCRKQTVKSPSGGLVLLTCEENKLMAFINKGQDCSSSELETSCFCEDELCNKVDLEENIPKPIEVINAPNNILCYVGFYANNTTPGFGSGDTVTCSAGNVCTSVSGVYNGYDAAAYACMPQGLCDGIFPNIDPNNPIACTNLAGTNIQGCCCYKQDCTSLAPMNNPPTPSPWNKNNQTCYQGISVNGALLYGGSFSQCLGECGSARIRTTYNGANVWGEIFVCDPVNVFTALNLDSGCMNLDTQNINGVPTALITGCACNSMDKCIDPTVVPPVYPVKQLRCAVGLYNGTTWLGAEMNCQGRCGRVRFNANGQQVSYFTCMPYDVCAGFGLASTEGQTYNPPQDEELEVYCCSASNNCNVNNPYILGRVNNSAVSTAKYPVLCYGGIWVNGVSITNSAYGLCQGECASASFTTTFANQVHNATIYTCDPVTMCQQAGISNSCGSVLGGVNACCCDNDLCIDPNRGSQRPQLRCYSGVSIPQDKYNTGGDQFCDGWCGSLNSVVNGKNATVYYCAPVGMCRYFGLGFGGSYGNCGQIPGADPQVTGCCCSETDNCLAPAGVNVTAIPARRDPRIVCYEGIHLNGQNISQPYYRMCDGECVSVSLGGTVNNNSHYATLYTCDPSSACAAMGLRNNCSTIDNSLTACCCDSNECIDPTYNRVPGKALKCYVGISTQHKGNIAGAEVLCDGYCATVSAVVGSDYVTAFHCAPRSMCRSLGLDNSNNTFYLDRFVNAYCCDVFDNCNVATSGFNVTIPPLAPNEMPRACYSGIFIGGSQISDGGWTACKGDCVAVNLNTTYNGVATTASLYTCDPSYICRMMNSTNRCHQQEQGFETCCCDSDACLDPTSTPPRKPYGDGNLCYVGAYSYDLKGNTIFNAGGEQYCEGNCASVTSTLANANVTVYACVPTYVCNSLYVYDSCRTLWYDRDITGCCCTNGPNCNLNQVVPRPPINNPGRRRPRVEYPITCPAGLIVDGFNQTPMEFSVCFGECASVSINATINGTLHTASFYTCDPSSVCYQLKVHNNCTSPEAGVTACCCDSDACLDPNRGKTVPTPPLKCYVGLYSTSVPSLQTGAEQLCDGKCASVNARIANDNVTLFACVPHSLCRSLELYDSCARMEPYYPEFRACCCDNADNCNVRQTHLANVINTTIPLTPLNDAPISCYSGLFINGTAYSSAGWQTCQGECVSVSITSQFNGQAGTAALYTCDPSRVCRNLKILNKCSTLENGITGCCCNTNACIDPTVYPARNPGNQLMCYAGISSNYIVNGSAVNVGAQIPCNGQCSSLSGVVGGFQVNTYHCMPNSICNSLELYDNCKPVWNDNQVTGCCCNNANNCNIANTTITPPPPPTSVDYAIACYTGLYVNGVPSTPVILGACQGQCASISLNTTLNGVATTATLYGCDPSTVCQSLNMNNWCASPIPGVSGCCCNTDLCLDPPKNKTVPSGFRKCFAGIYAQGKATGSEIFCPGKCASIQATLNQDPVAIFGCVPTQFCRQLEMYDECKPLPYDTTVTGCCCDNYNNCNVDLAGYGGKINTSMPVTNFRDYPIACFSGLYVNNMPISIAGWQACKGECASATLSTMYNGALTNATIYTCDPVSTCYQLGMNNNCTTIENGLSGCCCSTDACLDPTVSPPRTPNPLKCYVGLQSTYNSLSLGAETYCSGQCASLTGIVGGFNVTTYHCVADTICKSLEIKDTCRPLWSDREVTACCCNNADNCNLKDPNVKPGPAVLPDFPTACYQGLLVNNQTYGAPLTLQGCYGDCASITISTTIQNQNHTATLLTCDPTTVCQQLNMSNSCQTVEPGVSGCCCDTDGCLNPLTNTYPGPAKCYVGVYTSDGNVNVGGTVSCDGYCGSLETTVNNVLYKSYHCVPKTICKSLGLNNERKTISTDKDITGYCCTTGTNCNVKEAAVNTTNTIPVPTGIPMILCRSSIYLNNIALTADAYSVCAGSCASISYTGPYNGGSQTLTLYTCDPVTVCTSLNLANSCASIDGGLSGCCCSTNNCVGPNVLPSAGTTQPSTVSTLSPIVSTLSPIVSTLSPIVSTLSPIVSTLSPTVSTLSSNATSLTPSNPVLVSTATTQSPATTTKGSSSITFSILALFAAVYIALTRH from the exons atgcgCTTGGGCATTTTCCTGCTGGCACTTGCCGGCTGTTGTAGTTTCGCTAGTGCTAAACAAAACTGCTTAGTCGGAAATCTAATTGTATCGGAAAATGTTATTACATCAAAGTCTGTTGAATTG AGAGAATGCGAAGGATTGTGCAGAAAACAAACTGTCAAATCTCCAAGCGGAGGACTTGTTCTCTTGACATGCGAAGAGAACAAGCTCATGGCTTTCATTAACAAAGGACAGGATTGCTCCAGCAGTGAGCTTGAGACATCATGCTTCTGCGAGGATGAGTTGTGTAACAAGGTCGACTTGGAAGAAAATATTCCAAAGCCAATCGAAGTTATTAATGCCCCAAA CAATATCCTCTGCTACGTCGGATTCTATGCCAACAACACTACTCCAGGATTCGGATCAGGGGACACCGTCACTTGCTCCGCAGGAAATGTATGTACCAGTGTTTCTGGAGTCTACAACGGATACGACGCTGCTGCCTACGCTTGCATGCCACAAGGACTTTGCGACGGCATCTTCCCAAATATTGACCCAAATAATCCAATCGCCTGCACCAATCTCGCTGGAACCAACATTCAAGGATGCTGCTGTTACAAGCAAGATTGTACTAGCCTCGCTCCAATGAACAACCCACCAACTCCATCTCCATGGAACAAGAACAACCAGACATGCTATCAAGGAATTTCCGTCAACGGAGCTCTCTTGTATGGAGGATCCTTCTCTCAATGCTTGGGAGAATGCGGATCTGCTCGTATTCGTACCACTTACAATGGAGCCAATGTATGGGGAGAGATCTTCGTTTGCGACCCAGTCAACGTCTTCACTGCTTTGAACCTCGACAGCGGATGCATGAACCTTGACACCCAAAACATCAATGGAGTCCCAACCGCTCTCATCACCGGCTGTGCCTGCAACAGCATGGACAAATGTATTGACCCAACTGTTGTTCCACCAGTCTACCCAGTCAAGCAGCTCAGATGCGCTGTCGGACTTTACAATGGAACAACCTGGCTCGGAGCTGAAATGAACTGCCAAGGACGATGTGGACGTGTCAGGTTCAATGCCAACGGACAACAAGTTTCATACTTCACTTGCATGCCATACGATGTCTGCGCTGGATTCGGACTTGCTTCCACTGAAGGACAAACCTACAATCCACCACAAGACGAGGAACTTGAGGTGTACTGCTGCTCTGCTAGCAACAACTGCAACGTTAACAATCCATACATTCTCGGACGTGTGAATAACTCTGCTGTGTCTACCGCCAAGTATCCAGTTCTCTGCTACGGAGGAATCTGGGTTAACGGAGTTTCCATCACCAACTCTGCTTACGGACTCTGCCAAGGAGAGTGTGCTTCAGCTAGCTTCACCACCACCTTCGCCAACCAAGTTCACAATGCTACCATCTACACTTGCGATCCAGTCACAATGTGCCAACAAGCCGGAATCTCCAACTCTTGCGGAAGCGTTCTTGGAGGAGTCAATGCTTGCTGTTGCGACAATGATCTTTGCATTGATCCAAACAGAGGATCTCAACGCCCACAACTTCGTTGCTATTCTGGAGTTTCTATTCCACAAGACAAATACAACACTGGAGGAGACCAATTCTGTGATGGATGGTGCGGATCCTTGAACTCTGTTGTCAACGGAAAGAACGCAACTGTCTACTACTGCGCCCCAGTTGGAATGTGCCGCTACTTCGGACTCGGATTCGGAGGATCTTACGGAAACTGTGGACAAATCCCAGGAGCTGACCCACAAGTCACTGGATGCTGCTGCTCAGAAACTGACAACTGTCTTGCCCCAGCTGGAGTCAACGTCACTGCCATCCCAGCTCGTCGTGACCCAAGAATTGTCTGCTACGAAGGAATCCATCTCAACGGACAAAACATCAGCCAGCCTTACTACCGCATGTGCGACGGAGAATGTGTGTCTGTTTCCCTTGGAGGAACCGTCAATAACAACTCTCACTACGCTACTCTCTACACCTGCGATCCAAGCAGTGCCTGTGCCGCGATGGGACTTCGTAACAACTGCTCCACCATTGACAACTCTCTCACTGCTTGCTGCTGTGACTCCAATGAGTGTATTGATCCAACCTACAACCGTGTTCCAGGAAAAGCTCTCAAATGCTACGTCGGTATCAGCACCCAGCACAAGGGAAACATCGCAGGAGCTGAAGTTCTTTGCGACGGATATTGTGCCACCGTTTCCGCTGTTGTCGGATCCGACTATGTCACCGCCTTCCATTGCGCTCCAAGATCTATGTGCCGTTCCCTTGGACTTGACAACTCGAACAACACTTTCTACTTGGACAGATTCGTCAACGCGTACTGCTGTGATGTCTTCGACAACTGCAACGTTGCTACGTCTGGATTCAACGTCACCATTCCACCACTTGCACCAAATGAGATGCCACGCGCTTGctattctggaattttcattgGAGGAAGCCAAATCTCTGACGGAGGATGGACTGCTTGCAAGGGAGATTGTGTTGCTGTCAACTTGAACACCACATACAACGGAGTTGCTACCACTGCTTCTCTTTACACGTGTGACCCATCTTACATCTGCAGAATGATGAACTCAACAAACAGATGCCACCAACAAGAACAAGGATTCGAGACTTGCTGCTGTGACAGCGATGCTTGCCTCGATCCAACATCCACCCCACCACGTAAACCATATGGAGATGGAAACCTCTGTTACGTCGGAGCTTACTCCTATGATTTGAAGGGAAATACCATCTTCAATGCCGGAGGAGAACAATACTGCGAAGGAAACTGCGCATCTGTTACTTCAACACTTGCCAACGCTAACGTCACTGTTTACGCTTGTGTCCCAACATACGTCTGTAACAGCTTGTACGTCTATGACAGCTGCCGCACACTCTGGTATGATAGAGATATCACTGGATGTTGTTGTACCAATGGACCTAACTGCAACTTGAATCAAGTTGTTCCAAGACCTCCAATCAACAATCCCGGAAGAAGACGTCCACGTGTTGAATATCCAATCACCTGCCCAGCTGGTCTTATCGTTGACGGATTCAACCAAACTCCAATGGAATTCTCCGTTTGCTTCGGTGAATGTGCCTCTGTCAGCATCAATGCTACGATCAACGGAACTTTGCACACGGCTTCCTTCTACACTTGTGATCCATCGTCTGTCTGCTACCAACTTAAAGTTCATAACAACTGTACTTCCCCAGAAGCTGGAGTCACCGCTTGCTGCTGCGACAGTGATGCTTGCCTCGATCCGAACAGAGGAAAGACCGTTCCAACTCCACCACTCAAGTGCTACGTCGGGCTCTATTCTACCAGCGTGCCATCACTTCAAACCGGAGCTGAACAACTCTGTGACGGCAAGTGTGCCTCGGTTAACGCTCGCATTGCCAATGACAACGTGACCCTCTTCGCTTGTGTTCCACACTCTCTATGCCGTTCCCTCGAGCTCTACGATTCCTGCGCCCGCATGGAGCCATACTACCCAGAATTCCGAGCTTGCTGCTGTGACAATGCTGATAACTGCAACGTTCGACAGACCCATCTTGCCAACGTGATCAACACCACCATTCCACTCACTCCACTCAATGATGCTCCAATATCTTGCTACTCCGGACTTTTCATCAACGGAACCGCTTACAGCTCGGCTGGATGGCAGACTTGCCAAGGAGAGTGTGTCTCAGTATCCATCACATCTCAATTCAATGGACAAGCCGGAACCGCTGCTCTTTACACCTGCGATCCATCCCGCGTTTGccgtaatttgaaaattctgaacaaGTGCTCCACTCTTGAGAACGGAATTACCGGCTGCTGCTGTAACACCAATGCCTGTATTGATCCAACAGTCTATCCAGCTCGTAACCCAGGAAACCAACTTATGTGCTATGCTGGTATCAGCTCGAACTACATTGTTAATGGAAGCGCAGTTAACGTTGGAGCTCAAATTCCATGTAACGGACAATGCTCATCCCTCTCAGGAGTTGTCGGTGGATTCCAAGTCAACACCTATCACTGCATGCCAAACTCGATCTGTAACTCCCTTGAACTCTACGACAACTGCAAACCAGTTTGGAATGACAACCAAGTCACTGGATGCTGCTGTAACAATGCCAACAACTGTAACATTGCCAATACCACCATcactccaccaccaccaccaacttCAGTCGACTATGCTATTGCTTGCTACACTGGACTTTATGTCAACGGTGTTCCATCTACTCCAGTCATTCTCGGAGCTTGCCAGGGACAATGTGCGTCCATCTCATTGAACACTACACTCAACGGAGTTGCCACCACAGCAACTCTTTACGGATGCGACCCAAGCACTGTTTGCCAATCTCTCAACATGAACAACTGGTGTGCCTCCCCAATCCCAGGAGTCTCCGGATGCTGCTGTAACACTGATCTCTGCCTTGATCCACCAAAGAACAAGACTGTACCATCTGGATTCCGCAAGTGCTTCGCTGGAATCTACGCTCAAGGAAAGGCCACTGGATCTGAAATCTTCTGCCCAGGAAAGTGCGCCTCAATTCAAGCTACCCTCAACCAAGACCCAGTTGCTATCTTCGGATGCGTGCCAACCCAATTCTGCAGACAACTCGAGATGTACGACGAGTGCAAACCACTTCCATATGATACCACAGTTACGGGATGCTGCTGCGACAACTACAACAACTGCAACGTCGATTTGGCTGGATATGGTGGAAAGATCAATACTTCAATGCCAGTTACGAACTTCCGTGATTATCCAATCGCTTGCTTCTCTGGTCTTTACGTCAATAACATGCCAATTTCCATCGCTGGTTGGCAAGCATGTAAGGGAGAATGCGCTTCTGCTACTCTCTCAACCATGTACAATGGAGCTCTCACCAACGCTACAATTTACACTTGCGATCCAGTCAGCACATGCTATCAACTTGGAATGAACAACAATTGTACTACCATTGAGAATGGACTTTCCGGATGCTGCTGTTCTACCGATGCTTGCCTCGACCCAACTGTTTCTCCACCACGTACTCCTAACCCACTCAAGTGCTACGTTGGTCTACAATCTACCTACAATTCGTTGAGCCTCGGAGCTGAGACCTATTGTTCCGGACAATGCGCTTCATTGACTGGAATCGTCGGAGGTTTCAATGTCACTACTTATCACTGTGTTGCTGATACTATCTGCAAATCTCTTGAGATTAAGGATACTTGTCGTCCACTTTGGAGTGACAGAGAAGTCACTGCCTGCTGCTGTAACAACGCGGACAACTGCAACCTCAAGGATCCAAATGTGAAACCAGGACCAGCAGTTCTTCCAGATTTCCCAACTGCTTGCTACCAGGGACTCCTTGTCAACAACCAAACATACGGTGCTCCATTGACTCTTCAAGGATGTTACGGAGACTGTGCATCTATCACCATCTCTACCACCATCCAGAACCAGAATCACACCGCAACTTTGTTGACATGCGACCCAACAACTGTCTGCCAACAGCTCAACATGTCCAACTCCTGCCAAACCGTTGAGCCAGGAGTTTCCGGATGTTGCTGCGACACCGATGGATGCCTCAACCCACTCACCAACACTTACCCAGGACCAGCCAAGTGCTACGTCGGAGTCTACACCAGTGACGGAAATGTCAACGTTGGAGGAACCGTATCATGTGACGGATATTGCGGATCTCTTGAGACAACTGTCAATAATGTTCTTTACAAGTCATATCATTGCGTTCCAAAGACAATTTGCAAGTCCCTTGGATTAAACAACGAGCGTAAGACCATCTCCACAGACAAGGATATCACCGGTTACTGCTGCACAACCGGAACCAACTGCAACGTCAAGGAAGCTGCCGTAAACACCACAAACACTATTCCAGTT CCAACTGGAATTCCAATGATTTTGTGCCGCTCTTCCATCTATCTCAATAACATCGCTCTGACAGCTGACGCCTACAGTGTATGCGCTGGATCATGTGCGTCTATTTCATACACTGGCCCATACAACGGAGGAAGTCAGACACTGACATTGTACACATGTGATCCAGTTACTGTCTGTACCTCCTTGA ACTTGGCCAACTCGTGTGCTTCCATTGACGGTGGCCTCTCTGGATGCTGTTGTAGCACTAATAACTGCGTTGGTCCAAACGTGCTGCCAAGCGCCGGCACCACACAGCCATCAACTGTTTCCACATTGTCACCAATTGTTTCCACATTGTCACCAATTGTTTCCACATTGTCACCAATTGTTTCCACATTGTCACCAATTGTTTCCACATTGTCACCAACTGTTTCCACTCTGTCATCAAATGCTACCTCGCTGACACCAAGTAATCCTGTATTGGTATCAACTGCTACTACACAGTCGCCAGCCACAACCACAAAGGGATCATCTTCCATCACCTTCTCAATTCTTGCTCTCTTCGCTGCTGTATATATTGCTTTGACTAGACATTAG